The nucleotide sequence cagaattttcttggggtcttgtattcatctagcattgttctggccatctcaattagtgttctgttcttgcattcgacgacgccattctgctgtggcatgtacggggctgagaattcatgtgtgatgcccaaggtatcaagatatgtatcaagtccagtgttcttgaattcagtgccattgtcacttctgatgtgctttatcttggcgccaaaattgttcatagcacgattggcgaagcgtctgaagacatcctgcacttcagtcttgtaaaggattatgtgcacccaagtatatctagagtaatcatcaacaatgacaaagccatagagacaagtagtagtggaaaaagttgagtagtgagtgggaccaaaaagatccatgtgaagcagttcgaagggttgagtagtagtcatgattgtcttcaagggatgtttggccctcgtcatcttccctgcttcacaggcaccgcataagtgatctttcttgaacttgatgccctcgatgcctatgacatgcttcttcttcgcaagggtgtggaggttcctcatgccagcatgcccaagcctccgatgccaaagccagcattctgaagcttttgcaagaagacatactgcaagttgtggccctgctgaggaatctaccacatacaaatcatctttccgatacccttcaaacactagagacttgtcagattccattagtaccaggcaacgacattttccaaatattacgaccatgttcaaatcgcaaagcattgagacagacattaagttgaagccaagggattcaacaagcatgactttatccatgtgttgatcctttgagattgcaactctacctagacccaataccttacttttaccagtgtcagcaaatgtgatgtggctcttgtcggatggacgtaaggttgagtccataagaaggcttcttttgccagtcatgtgatttgtacacccactgtcaataatccattctgaagactctgaagatgctggtgtcgtaccctacagtgcagttagggggataggcttcacgaagagaattgtgaagcaaaaacatttgacgaaccagtgggttatgaaaacttagatccagattaggactaatagggagagtagcatgcgattcaggaacgaagtacataatgatgccattcgggcattttatcttgcgccctataAGATTTTTAAgatccccagcaatagcgtcagaagattttggttttctgctggagacctttccctgcaaaagagagttaagcttctttaaccacccacatcttcaagggtggcttagaagcaataagtctaagtgcagcatctgagaattttggctttggagccctagcaaacagtctagcaggcggacaatagtactcataagaataggcagaatagttcttggtcatatgaacatgacggtttgatgaacggctctcatattcatatgcctgagtatggtttccctgcaaaacatttgcgttagtgcgactcaggtgagtcctctgtctgtatgaagcctttggaccgtatgatgcctttggtctgaggtttgtcttcttcatgtgaggtgtcatgaagacattcacaggaagattttccagacacgttttcggaacccagatcttcttcataggcggtccattcctgcagttagtaccaatgtacctggcaaacacttcaccattctgattcttaaacagtttatagtttgcatcaaaggattcatcaatgataatggggttagcacaagtgaagccagataaattggatggatctgctgaaggttcctttgcagcaacccatgtggttttgggatactgctcaggtttccagtaagagccatctgcatttattttccttacgaacccaaccccctccttcctagggtttcggttcagaatctgcttcttgaggacatcacatagtgtctgatgtcctttaagacttttgtacatccctgtttcaagcagtgtcttcaacctagcattctcatcagcaatagcagtggtatcctcagcagaggggttagttaccacatcaacagttgaagatattgcaacagcagtagcaatggaacattcagcaacagaagtagcattatcacgctcaatgcatttaagacatggtggttcaaatccttcctgagtggaactgatctgtttggcgcgaagtgactcgttttccttttgaagatcttcatgagccgctctcaatttctcaagttcttgcttcctttgaagataatcataggacaACTTTTCATGATTTGTTGacagagtatcaagacgatcttcaagttcctaatacttaatgtgaagattttttatgtcttcaattaaggattcagatcaagtcatttcagcacccaaaagatcatcgcttctgtctaacagtttttgaatatgttccatggccttttgttgttcagttgcaattttagcaagtgttttgtagctgggttttgaatcacaatcagagtcatcgtcactggatgtttgatagcgagtagtgcgtgtgtttaccttggcaccgcgtgccatgaagcagtaggtaggagtggagtcgtccttgtcatttgcatcagtgtcggtgatgaagtcattgtgttcagtgttgaagatggacttggcgacgtatgctgtagccagacttgcaatgccagaatcagactcctcctcagactccatctctgcctcctcagaagcggactcctcctcagaatccatttccttgccaacaaacgcatgtgccttgccagatgagctcttcttgtgtgatgaagaatttgaggaagacttggaagaagactttgagtatttcttcttcttcttgtcgtcagagtcatattccttgctcttctttttccttctgttctcattgtcccactgtggacactcagagatgaagtgtccagttttcttgcacttgtggcatgttttcttcttgtagtcatgggcagaagcttcatcattccttgagcttgatcgtgaagactttctgaagcctttcttcttggtgaacttttggaacttcttcacaagcattgcaagttcccttccaatgtcttcaagatcatcagaactgctgtcagattcttcttcagatgaggaaacagcttttgccttcaaggcacgagttcgcccatagtttggaccgtagatatctattttctcaaaaagctgaaactcatgtgtgttgagcctctcaagtatgtcagaggatcgagtgtcttgaaatcaggacgttcttgaatcatcagagctaggatgtcaaacgaactatcaagtgatctcaatagcgtcttgacgatttcatgtttggtgatctcaatagcgccgagggcttgaagctcatttgtgatgttagtgagccgatcaaatgtgtgctggacattctcattgtcatttcgcttgaagcggttgaagaggttgcgaagaacgctgattctctgatctctctgggttgagatgccttcattgaccttggagagccagtcccaggccagcttggatgtcttcaaggcactcacacggccatactgtcctttggtgagatgaccacagatgatattcttggcagtagagtccagttgagtgaacttcttgacatcagcagcagtgacaccttctccagccttgggaacgccgttctcgacgacataccataggtcgacgtcaatagcttcaagatgcatgcgcatcttattcttccagtagggatattcagttccatcgaagacggggcacgcagcggagactttgattatccttgcagtcgacatagctaaaactccaggtggttaaaccgaatcacacagaataagggagcaccttgctctgataccaattgaaagtgcgttatatcgactagaggggggtgaataggcgatttttatgaaagtcttcaaaacgtggaagttatgaagacaaacagcagagatatgcctattattatgcagcggaaggtagactacactaggcaagccatggtcaagtatcaacagagtgaaagcacagtgaaaaatagctgcagtgtaataaggatcaggtaggaagatattatgaagccaaacagatcatacactcagggtgtgaagacaaaagatagaacagacatgcaatgacttcacaatgagtaatcagtaagtaaaaagaagtgaagatgaaaccagtgactcgttgaagacaatgatgtgttggaccagttccagttgctgtgacaactgtacgtctggttggagcggctaggtatttaaaccttaggacacacagtcccggacacccagtcctgaacacgcagctcaggacaccaagtcctcaccgtattctccttgagctaaggtcacatagtcctcgcccaatcactctagtaagtcttcaaggtagactcccaaaccttcacagacttcgttcactggcaatccacaatgtctcttggatgatcagaacgcgacgcctaaccgtctggaggatgcacagtcctcaagtgtaataagtcttcagatcactcagacaagaagacttaagtgatgcccaatttactctggctctgggtggttagggctttctcctcgctaggaattttctctcaaaggcttcgaggtgggttgctctcaaacgacaaaagccgtgcactgaaatctgagcagcccccgtttatggttgtagggggtgggctatttatagccacttggcaacccgacctgatttgtccgaaatgaccctgggtcactaaggaactgacacgtgtcccaacggtcagatttcaaactcacatggcaactttacttaggctacaagcaaagctgacttgtccgactctggacaagatttgctctcatagtcttcgctcgaagacataggttttgaattaggcatcacttcagtcattctgactggttctcttggaccccacttagcagtacggtggttcctatgactcaacacaaatgaaagagaactacgagagatctaagtcttcgagttccataggcttcatgcggtgtcttctcttgtcatagtcttcaatgtgaatatcttcatataccaccattgacttcaatgtcttcgtacatttttaggggtcatctttggtagtaaaaccgaatcaatgagggacttctacctgggttatcctgcaattctcacaaacacattagtccctcaactaggtttgtcgtcaatactccaaaaccaactaggggtggcactagatgcacttacaatattaattaatgagaaaagaaaagagggTTAACAAAAGGAGGATTAAACGAAAGGAGGGCTATACCTGCAGATCCGTAGCTATTGTAGGAAGGCGACGACGAGCACAAATTGGACGCGGGCATGTATGGGATTTCAAGGAACAGAGACAGCAACAATCCTGCGATAAAGTCCCACACAAATCAATGGGAACATGAAAACCTAGCACTAAAGGAGAACAATATAGGGAGGGGAATGGATCACCTGGCCGTCGACGGAGTGGCTGCGCGAAGGAGTACGAGCATCACCGCCGGCCTGTCTCCctgggcctcctcgccgccgaagGACACTCCGACAGCAGCGGCCGTTTCGTCGCGTGCGCGTAAGAGGGGCTGGAGCGCGCGGGATCGGGAACTGGCGGTGAGCCCCATGTCTACCTGGGCCTCCTCGCTGCCGAGGGCCGCTCCGGCAGCGGCGACTGTTTCGCCCCGTGCACGAAGTAGGGCTGGACGCACGGGATaggagccggcggcggcgcgagaaCTCCGACCGTCGCGGGTCTGCAAGCGTCGCGTTGCCTGCTCGATCTGGGGCCTAGGTGAGGGGAGGACGATGGTGGTGTGCAGCGGCGGTGGGGGTCTCTCTCTGTGTAGCCGCTCTGTGCGATAAGGGAAGGACGAGTGAAGGGCGCCTCGGGAAAGGGATTTGCTGGCTTCTATGCGAAGGCAACTTTTTCTCACCCAATCGCTAGGTCAGGACGTGGCATCAGCGAGAGGGTTCCCAGGGGTCGCGGCGGCTGCGGGGAGGTCGCAGGCGGTCGCGGCGGCTGCGGGGAGGTcgcaggtggtggcggcggtggtaggaaggaaagggagaggaatCGGAGGATGTGGAACGAATATGGGCTGGTGGGGGCGTGGGGCTGGCGCTCTTTCccattttttctctctctctctccggttcAACGCTGATAGCGCGAGACCTCCGCTCCTTCCATTGGCTGCGCCGCACAGTACGCCCCCGCCCACGTGGCACGCGCGAACAACCCTCCTTGATGCACACCTTATTGTTTTGGATTAGTCTAGTTTAATAGACCAAACCCCCATGCTCACGACATGTTCTGATATTGATTGAGTTGGTTGTTCATGCAAGATTAGCACGCAGAAGATGGGGAAGGATTGAGGAGGTTATTTGGATATTTGTTGCCAGGCGACGTGCACGCATGAATTATTCTAGCTCAATCATATATGATCCCATATCACACTTACGCGCGAGCATTATATATGGAGATCTCTTATATATGCATGCATACCCTGGTCTGTATGTAGGCATGCAGAGACGGGCCCACTGCCCCGCACAACATGCATACGGTGCATGCAAAAAAGATGAGGAGATATCAGACCACTCAGCATGCATGAATGGCGAGCTATCTCAAAAACAAGGAACCAAATGTCAGGACGTGGAGCGGTATACTCCATATTTTTATGGAGAACTTATAACATCGCAAAACTGGAACTGAATAAGCACGACGACCTTAATAAAACTGGCAAAACTGAGTTCAACACACGATGTATATATTTCCCGGTCGATCGATCGATCTACTAGTACCCATGTCTCTCACGGCACCAACAAAGCTTGCAAGGCGGCCCTCGACTCAAGTTCAATCATAAATAATAATTCATATAATAACTCAGTCCGCTCAGGGCGCCGCACCAGAACACGAAGCACGAGAGACCTTTAGCCGACTCCACCCCTTTCGACAAATCTCCATACTTCCCCTCCAACCTCTCCCCTGTCCTGCATCACCCAATTCAGCGCCCAATTAGTGATCATATACACAACATCAGCATCAATATATCATATTATATACCAATGAATTCTCAGTGCAATGTAGTAGTATTTGTTTGTAAGTACTAGTAGTTAGTTAGATAACATACTTCTTTACGGAGTCCACGATTTCCCCGGCCATCTTTGCCTCTAATCTGGCTTCTGCAACTCCGGCCTCTAGCCGCTTCACGTCCCTGCATCATCAAAATCCAAAATCAAATGTCATCTGCATTCTTCACCACAAATTGAAGAGAGGGGCATAATTTCATGGAGGTCGATCGGCTATGGTTCCATGACAAATAAACCAAGTGCTGTTATAGAACTAGCCATGTACagtagcatatatatatatatatacacttacGCGCGGTAAGAGTGGACGGTGGCATTAGTCGACTGGACCTGCGCCTTGACTAGATCCATGGAGCTCATCGCGCTCCTGTTGTCGGCCTCGGCCTTGAGCCTGTTGGCCTCCACCATCTTCTGCAGACCCTTCAGCTCCCTGCATGCGCCCATCCATCCAAACAATCAATCAATCATCTTGATTATGCATGTAACATGCTAGGATGCATGATTGCATGTACGTACGCGGAGAAGGTTTTGTGGGCCCGGCGCTCCTCGTACGCCGCGAGGTCGTCGAGGAgctggcgggcggcggcgacgacctCGGCCGTCTTGTGCTCCCTGCCGTGGCCGTCCCCGTTGAGCAGCTCGATCAGCAGcgcgttcttcttcttctccagcaAGCTCCGGCGCTCGTTCAGCAGCTGCTTGGCGAGCTGGTCGGCCGTGGGGCCGTTGGTGGGGGCGGGAGCGGGGGCGCCGAGCAGGGAGAGGAGGTTGCTGACGCTCTTGACCTCCTCCCCGTGGTCGCCGTCGCCGCTGCTCCTCGGGGTGTCGTTCATCAGCGCCACCGCAAGCTGCTTCTTGGtcctcatcttctcctcctcatcctAGTTAATTAGTGAATTAGCACAAACCACAGTTAATCTAGTGTCACACGATCATACTGATTAATCAAGAAAAATATGCTACAATCGATGTTTCAGTGGAACTAATATTGATCTTGCGATCTCCTTGGAGACCAGACCAGATCAGACGTTACTACAGCTATTAAGTTGCTCAAACTAAAAGCCAATCAGATCATGTAAAATAACCTTTTCTTGGAGAGAAATTAGATTGATTAGATGTTCCAGTAGTAACCAATGCAACAATCACATGAATTATCAAATCAAGGAAATATCAGAGAGAAGAGAACGTGCTAAATTGCTAATCATTACACGCGGAAGTAAGTAGATTAAGCTAGCCAGTCAAGCAGCAGCAAACTTATCATCAGATTGGTCAGATCGGAGCAAGAGAGATGCATGAAAAAGTGAGTATCAACGAGAAGAGATCATCGATCATGCTAGCTAATCGCACACACGTGAAAGTAAGCAGATTAAGCTTAGACAGTCAAGCACCAAACCGATCAAGACTGATTGGCAGATCGGAGCAAGAAAGATGGAAGCTGATCAGACCTTAAGCTGGCTGGCGTACTTGTCGTAGGACGAGAGGCCGCGGCCCCCGGAGGCGATGGCCGCCGCAGCTGGCCGGTGCAGGGGCGCGCGCGGCGCCGAGGAGTGGTAGTTCCTTTGCATGAGGCCGAGGAGGCGTGGCGCCGCCATGACGGCCGCCCGGCACGCCAGGTCCGCCGCCGCCGGGGACGACGCGCCCATGAGGGCGCCGCCGGCCACCTGCTGCAAGATCGCTGCCGCCATCTCGACGATGATCAGCTCTAGTTTTCGCTTGACCTACGTGCGTGCGTATAATTGGTTACGTCGGAGGCGTAGGATCATGGAGACATATATATGGCCGGAAGGATGGTGCGGGCTCGAACGTATCGTACGTGCAAATGTCTCTAGCCAGAGATTTTAAGAGAAAATGGGCCGGTATATCTGTTGATTctcccatgcatgcatgcgcgTCTTGCAGGACAAGAAAAGGTCGCCGTTGCACGTACGTACGTAGGTTAGCAAAATAACTGTCGTGTCGATCATGGTCCAAATTAACACCTCCTCCTTGACTTGCAGCCCAAGATGAAGCGAGGTTGCGATTGATCGTGCGTACATATATTGTGCCCGTGTGCATCGTACGGATAATAGGAccttcattttttttccttttcaaaaACAAATTTGGAAATGAAAATCCTACGTGCCAACTTTTTGCTTTTTGCCGGGGACGTGCCAACTTCATACACACACAAAATTTCTGCGAGACATATTATTATGTGTAACCGGCAAAGCAAGAATATGCCAGTCAGGCTCTTCAGCAAGATTGTAATCAATCCTTTTGATCAATAAAGCTCGTTGattagaagaaaagaaaaagaaaaggccagTCAGCAAATTGCCACAAGGATGGTTCTACAGTCGATTCGTAGAGACTACAGAGTAAAAACCAGGAAAACAGCCACATTGTACGCCAAAATTGCATAAAACAGCTGATGGTCACTTTTCGTTTTTGCAAAAAAGCCATCACTATATTACTATGTTGCAAAAGGCATTGATCGTTCACTTCGCGCGTTTGACAGTAAAACTGACAGGGGAGGGCGCTCGTCAGGACATGGCAAAATAGAGCCACGCGGACATGTTGAGTGTTAAAATACGTCGGACCGAGGGAGtacttttctcttcttcttctctcatctttgaactagtggttggggcgccacccGGTGGCGCCGCTTGAGGCGTGCTTGTGCCGTGTCTGCTTTGCTGCCGCCCATTCAGCTGGCTTATTTGGTCCTTGTTGTGTGCATGAGTATTTCTAGAAAGCTTAGCATATATAGATGCTATTCATACATGAGCACTTCTAATAAGCATAGTAGATAAATGTTATTCATGTGCATCATAAGTCACATGGATAAGTCTCTACAAATAATCAAGTTATACGAGCTGATGTTCACCAGTATTTGTTAGGAAAGCTACACGAGGAAATTTTCAATATTCTTGCTCATGTACACAATAAAGAGTCATGTAGATGAGTCGTTGTGACCTTGCCATTTCGATGAGATCAATCCGCCGCCTCCGGTGTCGAGGCAAAAATCACAGATCGAAACCGTCGTCGCCGCCGAATACTTGCGCCCACTCCTACCTCGAGGCGACGACGTTGGTGTGGCTGCGTGGGAGAGCGGAGCCAGTTCCTCTCCCTCTATTTCTAACTGTAGATTATCCCTAGGGAGCACTTCATAAAGAATGTTCATGATATTCCAAAACAAGAGATGTTTTTATCATATAATCCAAAGGAACTGGATACCTTGTATAGCACAGAAAGAGTTTGAGCAGTTGGATTTTTTATCTCACCTATGTGTCAAAGTAGTCCAGCTACCTGATATTTATATTTCTCTAACTACTGCCAAATCTAAGTGTAAGGCCATTCTCCCACGTAGGGCATAATTATTCCTGATGAAACCATTGTACATGTAGTAGGCAGGAGCAAGATGTTAGTTCTAGGTTGCAGACTTCCCATAGATAGATTCAGTAGCATACTTTAAGAAGGTACTAACTTGCAAGCCCTATTCTATGAGAGAAGCGAATAAGAAAACAGTAAGTAAACTATACTGTGTGACTTTTATGTTTTAACAAACAACAATAATTCAAGAAAAGATGTGCTGAGCTTCCAGAAAGAAAATATTCATGCATTTGTAAAGGTTCATGATTGAATGAGCTTTCATCCGAAGTGAACAGTGTTTGGTTAACTTTGGACAAAGAATAAATCAAGAAAAGATGTATTGGATTTCCAGAAAGAACATATTCATGCATTTATATAGTACAAAAGAGAACCTCCACTGCAATTGCAAATTCTAGCGAGCCTATCCATACCATGTTATCCCATTTTTAGAAGAGTAAACACCATTTAGAACCCCAGAAATTCCACGACAGAATCTCAAAGGCAAAGGAAAAGGTTTACTTGTCTGAAGATAATACGTTCAGAGTTTGTTCTCAACAAACTGATCTATGACCCATACAAACTCACACAGATGACTGCGTGAGTTAGAGTATTTGGATCTATATAAACACTTGGTGTGGGTAAGGTGCGCTACTAATTAGGCTACTATACTTGTTATTTCTTTTTGGCGATGTTGGTATAGCATGTGCATAGCAGTGTTACTGAACTTATTTTAGCGACAAGACAAGCAGTACAGACGAATGACAGGTCCATGTTGCTGGTTAAAAATATAAGACACGGCGACCAGTGCACATTCAAAAACCAGAGCAAGTGTATGGGTTTCATAGATATTAATAGGTTgcataaacagggaagcaacagtTTTATAGGGTAGAAGACTGATCACAGAGACACGAAAAGTGGTTCAAACTAAGGGGTGTCAGTCACTTAATTATAGCAAGTATTTTCCCTAACATGGGAATC is from Triticum aestivum cultivar Chinese Spring chromosome 3A, IWGSC CS RefSeq v2.1, whole genome shotgun sequence and encodes:
- the LOC123057851 gene encoding uncharacterized protein, encoding MAAAILQQVAGGALMGASSPAAADLACRAAVMAAPRLLGLMQRNYHSSAPRAPLHRPAAAAIASGGRGLSSYDKYASQLKDEEEKMRTKKQLAVALMNDTPRSSGDGDHGEEVKSVSNLLSLLGAPAPAPTNGPTADQLAKQLLNERRSLLEKKKNALLIELLNGDGHGREHKTAEVVAAARQLLDDLAAYEERRAHKTFSAELKGLQKMVEANRLKAEADNRSAMSSMDLVKAQVQSTNATVHSYRADVKRLEAGVAEARLEAKMAGEIVDSVKKTGERLEGKYGDLSKGVESAKGLSCFVFWCGALSGLSYYMNYYL